Proteins found in one Propionispora hippei DSM 15287 genomic segment:
- the sdhA gene encoding succinate dehydrogenase flavoprotein subunit has translation MKKKIIVVGGGLSGLMATLKICEAGGEVELFSYCPVKRSHSLCAQGGINACMDTKGENDSTYEHFDDTVYGGDFLADQTAIKGMCEAAPKLIKMFDRMGVPFTRTAEGILDLRNFGGQKNKRTLFSGSTTGQQLLYALDEQVRAWEVKGAVTKYEFWEFIKVIKNKEGVCRGIVAQDMNAMEIKAFRADTVILATGGPGMVFGRCTASTICNGSAVSAVYQQGAHIGNPEFIQIHPTAIPGSDKNRLMSEACRGEGGRVWVYKDGKPWYFLEEMYPAYGNLVPRDVASRAIYDVCVNQKLGINGENKVYLDLSHIPAEYLERKLGGILEMYSEFVGDDPRKVPMQIYPSVHYSMGGIWVDTKHNTNIPGLMASGECDYQYHGANRLGANSLLSAAYSGTVSGPEAMRWAKEGNKGSELTDEDLARAAKECQDEYDAILKMDGTENAHELHHELGDLMNQYVTIERVNKDLDYCFEEVKKILQRWNNIGLSDRRTWANQEAMFARQLRNMIIYALVVTKAARMRDESRGAHFKREFPERNDERFMKITVAEFDPATEEPKISYGDFDHSLVKPRPRNYAVAKKE, from the coding sequence GTGAAAAAGAAAATTATTGTTGTTGGTGGTGGCTTGTCTGGGTTAATGGCTACCTTGAAGATTTGTGAAGCCGGCGGCGAAGTTGAATTATTCTCCTATTGCCCGGTAAAGCGCTCTCATTCGCTTTGTGCCCAGGGCGGCATCAATGCCTGCATGGATACAAAGGGTGAAAATGATAGTACGTATGAACATTTTGATGATACCGTTTATGGCGGTGACTTCCTGGCCGATCAGACGGCAATCAAGGGCATGTGTGAAGCCGCACCTAAACTGATCAAAATGTTTGATCGCATGGGCGTTCCCTTTACCCGTACGGCCGAAGGTATTCTTGACCTTCGTAATTTTGGCGGCCAGAAAAACAAACGTACTTTGTTTTCCGGTTCGACGACCGGTCAGCAGCTCTTATATGCCCTGGACGAGCAGGTTCGGGCCTGGGAAGTAAAAGGTGCTGTTACTAAATACGAATTCTGGGAATTTATCAAAGTCATTAAAAATAAAGAAGGCGTTTGCCGCGGTATCGTAGCGCAAGATATGAACGCTATGGAAATCAAAGCGTTCCGTGCCGATACGGTTATCCTGGCAACAGGCGGCCCCGGCATGGTGTTCGGCCGCTGTACCGCTTCGACGATCTGTAACGGATCGGCCGTATCTGCTGTGTACCAGCAGGGCGCGCATATTGGCAACCCCGAATTTATTCAAATTCATCCCACCGCTATCCCTGGTTCAGACAAAAACCGTTTGATGTCTGAAGCTTGCCGTGGTGAAGGCGGCCGGGTTTGGGTATACAAGGATGGCAAACCCTGGTACTTCCTGGAAGAAATGTATCCTGCCTATGGCAATCTTGTACCCCGTGACGTGGCATCCCGCGCTATTTATGATGTGTGCGTAAACCAGAAGCTGGGTATTAATGGCGAGAATAAGGTATATCTCGATCTTTCGCATATTCCGGCCGAATATCTGGAACGTAAATTGGGCGGTATCTTGGAAATGTATTCGGAATTCGTGGGCGATGACCCCCGTAAAGTTCCGATGCAGATTTATCCGTCTGTCCATTATTCCATGGGCGGCATCTGGGTAGATACCAAACACAATACCAATATTCCTGGCCTTATGGCCTCCGGCGAATGTGACTACCAATATCACGGTGCAAACCGTCTGGGAGCAAACTCGCTGCTTTCCGCCGCTTATTCCGGCACGGTTTCCGGTCCGGAAGCTATGCGCTGGGCCAAAGAAGGCAATAAAGGCTCGGAACTAACCGATGAAGATTTGGCGAGGGCAGCAAAAGAGTGCCAGGATGAATATGATGCGATTCTCAAAATGGATGGTACGGAAAATGCTCATGAACTTCACCATGAACTTGGCGATTTAATGAACCAGTACGTTACCATTGAACGGGTAAACAAAGACCTGGATTATTGCTTCGAAGAAGTAAAGAAAATTCTTCAGCGTTGGAATAATATCGGCTTATCCGACAGAAGAACCTGGGCTAACCAGGAGGCTATGTTTGCAAGACAACTGCGCAATATGATTATTTACGCTCTGGTTGTAACTAAGGCAGCACGTATGCGTGATGAAAGCCGCGGGGCTCACTTTAAACGGGAGTTCCCTGAACGTAACGACGAACGTTTCATGAAAATAACCGTTGCGGAGTTCGATCCGGCAACCGAAGAACCTAAGATCAGCTATGGCGACTTTGATCATTCCTTGGTGAAACCGCGTCCGCGTAACTATGCTGTTGCTAAGAAAGAGTAA